A stretch of the Saccharolobus caldissimus genome encodes the following:
- a CDS encoding ribbon-helix-helix protein, CopG family, whose product MMVKRKAVITYLDEEYYNILLRLAQKKGASVSQIVREILLEKLGDSDGQS is encoded by the coding sequence ATGATGGTAAAAAGGAAGGCGGTAATCACGTATCTTGATGAAGAGTATTATAATATATTGTTGAGATTAGCACAGAAGAAAGGTGCTTCTGTATCACAAATAGTCAGAGAGATTTTATTAGAAAAATTAGGTGATTCAGATGGTCAGAGTTAA
- a CDS encoding VirB4 family type IV secretion system protein → MVSALTFRIFLTKILSWKFINQDPTVNKLTIHSFGDIVFLLGKKKEKPQQKPSYWYEVDSTPFELLSDTERDRIEGTFTELLNVINDGTIIIKKFNETYEYEKELFEVTFYKFIVRSDVQLDDEFFNARQIEAPIRPKIIKEYPRYVKLENKLLAQSAVVYRYPLYLPEGFLYEYFDLADEIVFKFRSLDPVKSANTVDTVRRRLESIATTDSSSYTLQKLEKVKQLQVIVGGNAKLLEYYIWFIYYGKDEAELKEKYNQLKLVAKSRLLDVETPVFFQKALYEYSVEVNSPIPFANRIIPKYVDTLTATTFYPFINENLIDEGGIFLGVTDSGSPVIFNPYRRQNYNIVILGATGSGKSMTTKVMLKRLREKYEDLYIAGIDPENEYVIHSNIFGAESLLVDPGQRLGLDPIKFMNEGLIQLEEVSNLLADFYLPNDVVLRNKLRNYLFKIPASDIFEFLAILQQKDPEIYGYLAAVEAPPDVTVYRGNPIDFRRNVIVGLRKLGNNRQLKALVMSLLSILFTKTLFGNKNRGFFFIDEAWLFVNYPSTMEILVNLARRARKYNKGLIFVTQQPEDVAKNEAGKTILQQSATSILLGQTDSAIPTLQQIYNLRKEEAEELTTAEKGRGIIRSGKYVLRIQVLPTEEEFEMFKTTGQWGEQE, encoded by the coding sequence ATGGTCTCGGCACTTACATTCAGAATTTTTCTCACCAAAATACTAAGCTGGAAGTTTATTAACCAAGATCCAACGGTTAATAAACTTACAATACATTCTTTTGGTGATATAGTGTTTTTATTGGGTAAGAAGAAGGAAAAGCCTCAACAGAAGCCTTCCTATTGGTATGAAGTAGACTCTACACCTTTCGAGCTTTTAAGCGATACAGAGAGGGATAGAATAGAAGGAACCTTCACGGAGTTGTTAAACGTTATCAATGACGGTACTATAATTATAAAGAAATTTAACGAGACTTACGAATACGAGAAGGAACTATTTGAAGTAACTTTCTACAAGTTTATAGTAAGGAGTGATGTGCAATTAGACGATGAGTTCTTCAATGCAAGGCAGATAGAAGCTCCGATTAGACCTAAGATAATAAAGGAGTACCCTAGGTACGTCAAACTGGAAAATAAATTATTAGCTCAGAGTGCAGTAGTATATCGCTATCCCTTGTACTTGCCCGAGGGCTTTTTATACGAATACTTCGACCTAGCCGATGAGATAGTCTTTAAGTTTAGGAGTTTGGACCCCGTTAAATCCGCCAATACTGTTGACACAGTAAGGCGTAGGCTTGAATCAATAGCTACAACTGACTCATCAAGCTATACATTGCAAAAGCTTGAGAAGGTAAAACAACTTCAAGTAATTGTAGGAGGCAACGCAAAATTATTAGAATATTATATATGGTTCATTTACTACGGTAAAGACGAAGCAGAACTCAAAGAGAAGTACAATCAGCTAAAACTGGTGGCTAAAAGTAGGTTGCTAGATGTAGAAACCCCTGTATTTTTCCAGAAAGCATTATACGAATATAGCGTTGAGGTGAATTCACCTATCCCTTTCGCTAATAGGATAATTCCAAAATACGTGGATACACTAACGGCTACAACGTTTTACCCATTTATAAATGAGAACTTGATCGACGAGGGGGGAATTTTCTTAGGAGTTACAGACAGCGGATCTCCCGTAATATTTAATCCTTACCGCAGGCAAAATTACAATATCGTAATTTTAGGAGCTACTGGAAGCGGGAAAAGTATGACTACTAAAGTAATGCTCAAACGGCTTAGAGAGAAGTATGAAGATCTATATATTGCGGGGATAGACCCCGAAAACGAATACGTTATCCACTCAAATATCTTCGGTGCAGAGTCATTACTCGTGGATCCTGGGCAGAGACTGGGCCTGGATCCTATAAAATTCATGAACGAAGGACTAATTCAACTTGAGGAAGTATCTAACTTACTTGCGGACTTCTATCTGCCCAATGATGTAGTTCTAAGAAACAAGCTAAGAAATTATCTGTTCAAGATCCCCGCATCAGACATTTTCGAATTCCTGGCCATACTCCAGCAGAAGGATCCTGAAATATACGGCTATCTGGCTGCAGTAGAAGCTCCTCCAGACGTTACTGTCTATAGGGGGAATCCTATAGACTTCAGAAGGAACGTGATTGTAGGGCTGAGAAAACTGGGTAATAACAGGCAACTTAAGGCACTGGTAATGTCATTGCTTTCGATTTTATTTACTAAGACTTTGTTTGGGAATAAGAATAGGGGATTCTTCTTTATCGATGAGGCATGGCTCTTCGTAAATTATCCTTCTACAATGGAAATATTAGTGAACCTTGCGAGGAGGGCGAGAAAGTACAATAAGGGGCTTATCTTCGTTACACAACAACCCGAGGATGTGGCTAAAAATGAAGCGGGGAAGACGATTTTGCAGCAGTCTGCAACAAGTATATTGTTAGGACAGACCGATTCGGCGATTCCTACACTTCAACAAATATACAATCTAAGGAAGGAGGAGGCTGAGGAACTTACTACAGCAGAGAAAGGGAGGGGTATAATCAGAAGCGGAAAGTATGTCCTTAGGATACAAGTATTGCCGACTGAAGAGGAGTTTGAGATGTTTAAGACAACTGGCCAGTGGGGTGAGCAAGAATGA
- a CDS encoding helicase HerA domain-containing protein, with product MFGKNKLSFFTYEIFPRVDAKYNAEFLLRTLGNAFALGFYRDEKLLHIFTKTIAKDSTLRQFFDVKPSEFPNSFKYYAIAKLRKEKDFYETHEFNDLQSFLSSLEAGQGLLIWFGLEPTLKELHYSRINKLQQLAQQGSEKHKQMIQLLRDKVKDPLYLVKLVLLDNDRKRLKLLARSLDAYSTLRLSWEIPLFAVKSDSLAKLINTPPKLNYLYALLNEKKWIHITRSNIGQLLIIPDPSIIPAIPGRGAPLPTVIPERAGFKVGVNPETVKEVRLELEDLQRHMYVIGGTGAGKTSFLGTLITHFMKTYPESVVVLIDPNGDFAEQLASSMADYEKLIYVDPVQTTVSVNPLSIPEGIPHEQAELLAESNVKEIFEQLFALKAGAVYVEYVIINALKILYMKTRNPTFSDLYNIILKLRSGELDLPINDPLWEEKLQQFQELEETTYVSALSRLEEYATNPLLKRLFSSDSISDVLEPGNLIVINASNAYIGDKASFLMIAGWVYKLWYSALIRRALRKKLIPVLTIIDEFEVISDLSIIDTILSQARKFYMHLVLAHQHTGQLKPEMLKSIFSNTAVKVLMRTAGDDAEKLSKVDQDFASKIERILPKLEPGEAVMTIMPRKQGDPATPFKVKFDYTELKFDQAKLDAVIKRMKEKYRVEDRKDDVLSLVNPLFKYIEKPDVLEQQILYNIYISRTENGNHSIYLVDLLKKLGVDRDKVEDVINKLEASGYISVEKVKNKKLLMYGKGLFGDIKTIAPSDEGRKLAMKVMLRYMKNKYYVATVKQTPGLAARPDLVAIPFDTNYTLRYDQVVAVEIESCNELNVHPEQVVHNFRKESTKDFTEIHSWTYEECFNKLQHLYNQLSDEEKKKVKIFALKVREKQKTEEKVEENQQIKKVEETGEFTAQETKVQSESNSTLTPQFTSKGPEQSETKAVTSATNNNNIKGPETLTGGLTQKTETAVMGQGAKAAYSSVKIANLELRVLNIIDGKVIVEINGSAYKVSKRDLDDLLNVKDIVTEIKTEKNILKYRVGKLWSSIPLEPV from the coding sequence TTGTTCGGAAAGAATAAACTGAGCTTCTTCACATACGAAATATTCCCCAGGGTAGATGCAAAATATAATGCCGAATTCCTATTGAGGACCTTAGGTAATGCTTTCGCTTTAGGCTTCTACAGAGACGAAAAACTATTACATATCTTCACAAAGACTATAGCTAAAGACTCTACTTTACGTCAATTCTTCGATGTAAAGCCTTCAGAATTTCCTAACTCTTTTAAATACTATGCAATTGCAAAGCTAAGGAAAGAGAAAGACTTCTACGAGACCCATGAGTTTAATGATCTGCAGAGTTTCCTTAGTAGCTTAGAAGCAGGGCAAGGTCTACTCATATGGTTCGGCTTAGAACCCACGTTGAAGGAGCTCCATTATTCACGTATAAACAAACTGCAGCAATTAGCGCAACAAGGAAGTGAAAAGCACAAACAAATGATTCAACTGTTGAGAGATAAGGTAAAGGACCCTTTGTACTTGGTCAAACTGGTACTTTTGGATAACGATAGGAAGAGACTGAAGCTACTAGCTAGGAGTTTAGACGCTTACAGTACGCTGAGGCTAAGTTGGGAAATCCCGCTGTTTGCGGTTAAGTCTGACAGTTTAGCTAAGTTAATCAACACCCCGCCGAAACTGAACTACCTATATGCTCTCTTAAACGAGAAAAAATGGATCCATATAACTAGGAGCAATATAGGGCAATTACTCATTATTCCGGATCCCAGTATAATACCCGCCATACCGGGTAGAGGAGCTCCGCTGCCGACAGTAATCCCAGAGAGAGCGGGGTTCAAGGTGGGCGTGAACCCAGAGACGGTAAAAGAGGTTAGGCTAGAGCTGGAAGACCTACAAAGACATATGTATGTTATTGGAGGAACCGGTGCCGGTAAAACATCATTTTTAGGAACACTGATAACCCATTTTATGAAAACATATCCAGAAAGCGTAGTAGTCCTCATTGATCCCAACGGTGACTTTGCGGAACAGCTAGCATCAAGCATGGCAGACTATGAGAAGCTGATATATGTGGATCCTGTCCAGACGACAGTATCTGTAAATCCATTATCAATACCAGAGGGAATACCGCATGAACAAGCAGAACTGTTAGCTGAGTCGAATGTTAAGGAAATATTTGAGCAGCTATTTGCACTAAAGGCTGGAGCTGTTTACGTTGAATACGTCATCATTAATGCCTTAAAGATCCTATATATGAAGACGAGAAATCCAACATTTAGTGACCTATACAACATTATACTGAAGTTAAGATCCGGTGAATTAGACCTACCAATCAACGATCCACTTTGGGAAGAGAAACTGCAGCAGTTCCAGGAACTTGAGGAAACTACTTACGTGTCCGCTTTAAGCAGATTAGAAGAATATGCAACTAATCCCCTGCTAAAAAGGCTGTTCTCATCGGATTCTATCAGTGATGTATTAGAGCCTGGCAATTTGATAGTGATCAATGCAAGTAACGCCTACATCGGCGATAAAGCGTCATTCCTAATGATTGCCGGCTGGGTCTACAAGCTGTGGTATTCTGCACTGATAAGGAGGGCACTAAGGAAGAAACTAATCCCTGTGCTGACTATAATCGATGAGTTTGAAGTAATCTCTGACCTGTCTATTATCGACACTATACTTTCGCAAGCTAGGAAGTTTTACATGCACTTAGTCTTGGCACACCAGCATACCGGCCAATTGAAGCCCGAGATGCTGAAGTCGATATTCAGCAATACTGCAGTAAAGGTTCTCATGAGGACGGCTGGTGATGACGCCGAGAAGCTCAGTAAAGTTGATCAGGATTTTGCAAGTAAAATAGAGAGAATACTTCCGAAACTGGAACCAGGGGAAGCAGTTATGACGATAATGCCGAGGAAACAAGGTGATCCGGCAACGCCGTTCAAAGTAAAATTCGATTATACAGAGCTGAAGTTCGATCAGGCTAAATTAGATGCTGTGATCAAGCGTATGAAAGAGAAATACAGGGTTGAAGATAGGAAAGATGACGTCCTATCATTAGTTAATCCTCTCTTTAAGTATATAGAAAAGCCTGACGTCCTCGAACAACAGATCCTTTACAATATCTACATCTCTAGAACTGAGAACGGAAATCATAGCATCTATTTAGTAGATTTATTGAAGAAATTAGGAGTTGACAGGGACAAAGTCGAGGACGTGATAAATAAGCTAGAAGCTTCCGGCTATATCAGCGTCGAGAAAGTGAAGAATAAGAAATTATTGATGTATGGAAAAGGTCTGTTCGGCGATATCAAAACAATAGCGCCTTCAGATGAAGGACGGAAGTTAGCAATGAAAGTAATGTTACGCTATATGAAGAATAAGTACTATGTAGCGACAGTAAAGCAGACTCCAGGCTTAGCAGCTAGGCCAGACTTAGTAGCCATTCCTTTTGATACTAATTATACATTGAGATATGATCAAGTTGTAGCAGTTGAAATCGAGAGCTGCAATGAGCTTAATGTTCATCCCGAGCAAGTAGTTCACAATTTCAGAAAGGAAAGCACTAAGGATTTTACGGAAATTCATAGCTGGACATATGAGGAGTGTTTTAACAAATTGCAGCATCTATATAACCAACTTTCCGATGAAGAGAAAAAGAAAGTAAAAATATTCGCATTAAAAGTTAGAGAGAAACAGAAGACTGAAGAAAAAGTAGAAGAAAATCAACAAATTAAGAAAGTAGAGGAAACTGGGGAGTTTACCGCTCAAGAAACTAAAGTCCAGAGCGAAAGTAATAGTACGTTAACTCCCCAGTTTACGTCAAAAGGACCAGAGCAGAGCGAAACTAAAGCTGTAACTAGTGCTACTAATAACAATAATATCAAAGGACCAGAGACGTTAACCGGGGGGTTAACGCAGAAGACGGAAACTGCTGTAATGGGCCAGGGTGCTAAAGCTGCATATAGTTCAGTAAAGATAGCTAACCTAGAGTTACGCGTACTGAATATAATAGACGGTAAGGTGATAGTGGAAATCAACGGCTCTGCATATAAAGTAAGCAAAAGGGATTTAGATGACTTACTTAATGTTAAGGATATAGTAACGGAAATAAAAACTGAGAAGAATATCTTGAAGTACAGGGTAGGGAAGCTGTGGTCCTCTATTCCTTTGGAGCCTGTATAA
- a CDS encoding DEAD/DEAH box helicase family protein: MPDTEADAITLIDEHLRNLGWDLKKFRKNHSLKQLFPTINFSEKEGKHRPDYTLIQGDKVILIEAKKKGVDLRAAIAEARESAKILMKYGVNVPFIYASDGEKWYMQNLQSNTIEVPVERFLKPEEIEVTLDPISSSINTLDLRYYQKIAVQQIITSFLSGKKRMLVEMATGTGKTEVAMAAIAKLLDEGKVKKVLYLVDRDSLASQTYQRFNARLGDRYIVRKFEGDFDDISADVVISTIQMLYVGDKYKIFSPDHFQLIVLDEAHRSYYGDWHVVVQYFNNATVLGLTATPKVDKDVDNFRYFGYPIFRYTYSRGVKDGYLADTIYYKFLTNVDIYGIHDLGYDFDPDDLGKKVDIPMRNELIAEKYFEAIKFKENKELKKAIVFAASIKHAENLRLAFIKKYNELMGYSLDNAESEELFVSIHSGIPNHKELVSEFQSPNSRIKVAFTVDLLSTGIDAPDVEAIVMARPTKSRILYLQMKGRGTRIYKEGDKVKKDKFILIDFVDSWRLEKEEDKPITNEDIMREEEEEEKEIQELTGETEVKEEKQTKRVGEKKQKEEQMIILDIPVTIVYSEVIAPEVKNELKGISEQVVKQVKDYLLAQEEVWIKKTQFETAVRSFDYFYRKKGNNKNIDENYLNELRDFLSAQGITEDMLKDIYGEADASFKDFVEVALGQKSFPTPEERKRNIVKEWYIKKGYPKECEKLFMALYDFRKRNPNIDKRAFFEANVVKEYGGLRKVKECFKDINSFWKLYDDVVKEIG; encoded by the coding sequence ATGCCAGATACTGAAGCGGACGCCATTACGCTTATCGACGAGCATTTAAGAAATTTAGGATGGGATTTAAAAAAATTTAGGAAAAACCACAGTCTAAAGCAACTCTTTCCAACTATAAACTTTTCGGAAAAAGAAGGGAAACATAGGCCTGACTATACATTAATTCAAGGAGATAAGGTAATCCTTATAGAGGCTAAGAAAAAAGGAGTTGATTTAAGAGCAGCAATAGCGGAAGCTAGGGAAAGTGCTAAGATCTTAATGAAATATGGTGTCAATGTTCCTTTCATTTACGCCAGCGACGGGGAAAAGTGGTACATGCAAAATCTTCAATCCAATACAATAGAAGTCCCAGTAGAAAGGTTCCTAAAGCCAGAAGAAATCGAGGTTACGTTAGACCCAATTTCCAGTTCAATTAATACCCTAGATTTAAGGTATTACCAGAAGATAGCCGTGCAGCAAATAATTACGTCTTTCCTTAGCGGTAAAAAGAGAATGCTAGTAGAGATGGCTACTGGAACTGGAAAGACAGAAGTAGCAATGGCGGCTATAGCAAAGCTATTAGATGAGGGGAAAGTCAAGAAAGTACTGTATTTAGTTGATAGGGACTCGTTGGCATCGCAAACTTATCAGAGGTTCAATGCAAGGTTAGGGGATAGATATATTGTAAGAAAGTTTGAAGGTGATTTTGACGATATATCAGCAGATGTAGTTATTTCAACTATACAAATGCTTTATGTAGGGGATAAATACAAGATATTTAGTCCAGATCATTTCCAACTAATAGTTCTGGATGAAGCCCACAGATCTTATTATGGAGATTGGCACGTTGTAGTTCAATATTTTAACAATGCTACAGTTTTAGGGTTAACTGCTACACCTAAAGTTGATAAGGATGTCGATAATTTCAGATACTTTGGATATCCTATTTTTAGATACACGTATAGTAGGGGTGTGAAAGATGGCTATCTGGCAGATACTATTTATTATAAGTTTCTAACAAATGTGGACATCTACGGCATACATGATCTAGGCTACGATTTTGACCCAGACGATTTAGGAAAGAAAGTAGATATACCGATGAGAAATGAGTTGATAGCTGAAAAGTATTTTGAGGCAATTAAGTTTAAGGAAAATAAGGAATTAAAGAAAGCCATAGTTTTTGCCGCAAGCATAAAACACGCTGAAAACCTTAGATTAGCATTCATTAAGAAATATAATGAGTTAATGGGCTATTCGTTAGACAATGCAGAAAGTGAGGAATTATTTGTTTCAATTCATTCCGGGATTCCAAATCATAAGGAGTTAGTTAGCGAGTTCCAAAGTCCAAATTCGAGGATAAAAGTGGCATTTACGGTAGATTTACTATCTACTGGTATTGATGCGCCAGATGTTGAGGCCATTGTAATGGCCAGACCGACGAAGTCTAGGATTCTCTATTTACAGATGAAAGGGAGAGGTACTAGAATATACAAGGAAGGAGATAAGGTCAAAAAGGATAAGTTTATTCTTATCGATTTCGTAGACTCTTGGAGGTTAGAGAAAGAGGAAGACAAACCGATAACTAACGAAGACATAATGAGAGAAGAGGAAGAGGAAGAGAAAGAAATTCAAGAATTAACCGGAGAAACGGAAGTAAAGGAAGAAAAGCAAACTAAACGTGTTGGAGAAAAGAAACAAAAAGAAGAACAAATGATAATTTTGGACATACCAGTAACAATAGTATACTCTGAAGTAATAGCTCCTGAAGTAAAGAATGAACTCAAAGGAATTAGTGAGCAAGTAGTAAAGCAAGTAAAAGATTACCTACTAGCCCAGGAAGAAGTTTGGATAAAGAAAACTCAATTTGAGACTGCAGTTAGGTCTTTTGATTATTTTTATAGGAAAAAGGGTAACAATAAGAATATAGATGAAAACTATCTGAACGAATTAAGAGATTTCCTTAGCGCCCAGGGTATAACTGAAGATATGCTAAAGGATATTTATGGAGAGGCAGATGCTAGCTTTAAGGACTTCGTAGAAGTAGCTTTAGGTCAGAAGAGTTTTCCTACGCCAGAAGAGAGAAAAAGGAATATAGTAAAGGAGTGGTATATTAAAAAAGGATATCCAAAAGAATGCGAAAAATTATTCATGGCTTTATACGACTTTAGGAAGAGGAACCCTAACATTGACAAGAGAGCGTTTTTCGAAGCTAACGTGGTTAAAGAGTATGGAGGTCTCCGAAAGGTAAAAGAATGTTTTAAAGATATAAACTCGTTCTGGAAATTATATGATGACGTGGTGAAGGAAATTGGTTAA